In Chitinophagales bacterium, the following are encoded in one genomic region:
- a CDS encoding aspartyl protease family protein, with amino-acid sequence MAVCRFFHVYHSFVCRFLFSVLLIFFIHGATAQTYFQFSSNTHRATIPFKFYRNLIIVPVIVNGHGPYNFVLDSGVGISTITDPDLIGELNLQLGKKITIRGLGDQQPAVAYLSSGIIVAMQSVQSFPFTMAVFEKDPFFLSTYLGIKVEGILGFEFFNSFSVKINYLNKTISLFPPGNYNPPGGYTAVPITLQLNKPFIKAVCEINENQNVPIDLLVDIGAGFPLSLEKKSDSRITVPALHIETQLGMGLSGIIHGSLARIQKLEIAGFKFKNIVTSFPDFGDWQNTSETGDRNGSIGNFLLRRFTVVFDYQNSKLYLKPNSQYRAAFVYDRTGIELVGGGDDYSSFVVSNVKQNSPASEAGIHEDDIVLEVNFQPVKNFDLGGIDHILSDPGSKGVWLKLRRGEEDIYVLIKMRDLI; translated from the coding sequence GTGGCAGTGTGCAGATTCTTCCATGTATATCACTCGTTTGTTTGCAGATTTTTATTTTCTGTACTGCTGATCTTTTTTATCCATGGAGCAACTGCTCAAACCTATTTTCAATTTTCATCTAACACACACAGAGCCACCATACCCTTTAAATTCTACCGTAACCTTATCATTGTTCCGGTTATAGTAAACGGGCACGGTCCTTACAATTTTGTGCTTGATTCCGGCGTCGGCATATCTACCATTACAGATCCAGATCTGATTGGTGAGCTGAATCTGCAACTTGGTAAAAAAATTACTATACGCGGACTCGGTGATCAGCAGCCAGCAGTTGCTTATTTAAGCTCGGGAATTATAGTTGCCATGCAATCGGTACAAAGCTTTCCCTTTACTATGGCGGTGTTTGAAAAAGATCCTTTTTTCCTTTCTACCTATCTTGGTATAAAGGTGGAGGGTATTCTGGGTTTTGAATTCTTTAACAGCTTTTCTGTTAAAATCAATTACCTCAACAAAACAATATCGCTTTTCCCGCCAGGTAATTATAATCCGCCAGGAGGCTATACTGCCGTTCCGATAACCCTGCAGCTGAATAAGCCATTTATAAAGGCTGTTTGTGAGATTAACGAAAACCAAAATGTTCCTATCGATCTATTGGTAGATATTGGGGCAGGCTTTCCTCTTTCATTAGAAAAAAAATCAGATTCCCGCATTACGGTTCCTGCCCTGCATATTGAAACTCAGCTGGGCATGGGATTAAGCGGGATTATCCATGGCAGCCTGGCGAGAATACAGAAGCTGGAGATAGCAGGATTTAAATTTAAAAACATAGTAACCTCCTTTCCCGATTTTGGAGACTGGCAAAATACCTCTGAAACGGGTGATAGAAATGGAAGCATCGGAAACTTTTTACTCAGGAGATTTACGGTGGTGTTTGATTATCAGAATTCCAAACTTTATCTCAAGCCGAATTCACAATACCGTGCAGCATTTGTTTATGATCGTACAGGAATTGAATTAGTTGGTGGAGGGGATGATTATTCCAGCTTTGTGGTGTCCAATGTAAAGCAGAATTCACCTGCTTCAGAAGCAGGCATACACGAGGATGATATTGTACTGGAAGTTAACTTTCAGCCGGTAAAAAATTTTGATTTGGGTGGGATTGACCATATTCTCAGTGATCCCGGATCCAAAGGCGTTTGGCTAAAGTTGAGACGAGGTGAAGAAGATATCTATGTGCTCATTAAAATGAGAGACCTTATCTGA
- a CDS encoding ammonium transporter, translating into MQTTFDSGITGFMLLATSLVMLMTPGLAFFYGGLAGKRNILGIMIQSFVSMGITTILWYFVGYSLCFSGGEGGIIGNLDKAMMAGVTLNSAFSGNPKLPEFVFMAYQMMFAIITPALITGAFINRVTFKAYLIFLVMWQLLVYYPFVHMIWGGGLLAKWGVLDFAGGIVVHAIAGFAALASVIYVGKRRNTENKPNSIPLIALGTGLLWFGWYGFNAGSALDVNAITGLAFLNTDVAASFAAITWLIIEWSTSKKPKFVGLLTGAVAGLATITPAAGYVSLSSAVIIGIASGMICYLAVHIKNRVGWDDALDVWGVHGMGGVVGIIMLGIFATTAVNPAGAQGLMAGNATFFIKQVAAAIGSAVYAFIFTYCMLAAINLVTRVRVSGEDEDTGLDAAIHGEIAYDEGVI; encoded by the coding sequence ATGCAAACAACATTCGACAGTGGCATCACCGGCTTCATGCTCTTAGCAACCAGCCTCGTAATGCTGATGACACCCGGACTCGCATTCTTTTACGGAGGTCTCGCCGGTAAGAGAAACATCCTCGGCATTATGATCCAGAGCTTCGTCTCCATGGGCATCACTACCATCCTCTGGTATTTTGTCGGTTACTCCCTGTGCTTCAGTGGCGGGGAAGGAGGAATTATTGGTAACCTCGATAAGGCAATGATGGCAGGAGTTACTTTGAATTCTGCCTTTTCAGGAAATCCAAAACTTCCGGAGTTTGTCTTCATGGCGTACCAGATGATGTTTGCAATCATCACGCCTGCGCTCATCACCGGCGCCTTCATAAACCGCGTTACATTTAAGGCATATCTTATCTTCCTGGTCATGTGGCAGCTGCTCGTTTATTATCCTTTTGTGCATATGATCTGGGGTGGAGGGCTGCTCGCTAAATGGGGTGTGCTTGATTTTGCAGGAGGCATCGTTGTACATGCCATTGCCGGATTCGCTGCATTAGCCTCTGTTATTTATGTTGGGAAGAGAAGGAACACGGAGAACAAGCCCAACAGCATTCCGCTTATTGCGCTCGGTACAGGGCTGCTCTGGTTCGGATGGTATGGCTTTAATGCAGGCAGCGCGCTTGATGTAAATGCCATTACGGGACTGGCATTTTTAAACACAGATGTTGCGGCTTCCTTTGCAGCAATCACGTGGCTGATCATCGAATGGTCTACCTCAAAGAAACCGAAATTTGTAGGGTTGCTGACCGGCGCCGTGGCAGGACTTGCCACCATAACGCCTGCTGCAGGTTATGTTTCCCTAAGCTCGGCGGTGATTATTGGTATTGCATCAGGCATGATCTGTTACCTGGCAGTCCATATTAAAAACCGCGTTGGCTGGGACGATGCGCTCGACGTCTGGGGTGTGCATGGCATGGGCGGAGTCGTTGGAATAATTATGCTGGGAATATTTGCAACTACAGCAGTTAATCCTGCTGGCGCTCAGGGACTTATGGCAGGGAATGCAACCTTCTTCATCAAGCAGGTGGCCGCAGCCATCGGCTCTGCGGTCTATGCCTTCATCTTTACCTACTGCATGCTTGCAGCCATTAACCTGGTAACCCGTGTGCGTGTTTCCGGGGAGGATGAAGATACTGGCCTCGATGCAGCGATACACGGTGAGATAGCGTATGACGAAGGGGTAATTTAA